One genomic segment of Natrialbaceae archaeon AArc-T1-2 includes these proteins:
- a CDS encoding SLC13 family permease yields the protein MELVLSTGQPSLTVDVVVVFAVVAVTLLLFVLEPIPIDVSAILMLVVLVVLEPWTQITPELAISGFSNPATITVLAMFVLSEGVKRTGSIRIVGDRVIEFTGDDERKQLAAVIGLSGSTAGVINNTPVVAVLIPFVTDLAERTNTSPSKLFIPLSYAAMLGGMLTLVGTSPSILASDISDRLIGRPYSMFTFTHLGVLVLLTGAVYLLTIGHRLIPERIDPDEDLSDRFETSEYVTEVTVPPDAAVVGETVGEVVARIGRDAEILRILRHGKIIHRDIENRTIRAGDHLLFRGRRRTLLELASFRGLEFSAEPIVEPVSEDDGGTVPLVEVIVVPGESALASESITASAFRRRFDAPILAIRRQGELVTRRLSKVVLRGGDTLLVQANEGAFEELRNDPDYVVTEEVVRPDYRTSRIPVAVGIVVGVVLVAAAGYLPVEIAALGGMAAMVVTGCVEPREVYDAVDWNVIFLLAGVIPLGIALEETGGAEYLALQLTPMADVVPLVVFLMIFYMLTAIVTEIITNLASVALMIPIGVDVATQLGANPFSFVLLVTFAASDSLMTPVGYQTNLMVYDRGGYRFTDYMRVGIPLQLLLAVVTSLGIVVFWGV from the coding sequence ATGGAGCTGGTGCTGTCGACCGGACAGCCGTCCCTGACGGTCGACGTCGTCGTCGTCTTCGCCGTCGTCGCCGTGACCTTGCTCCTTTTCGTCCTCGAGCCGATTCCCATCGACGTCTCGGCGATCCTGATGCTCGTCGTCCTGGTCGTGCTCGAGCCCTGGACGCAGATTACGCCCGAGCTCGCCATCTCCGGGTTCTCGAACCCGGCGACGATCACGGTGCTCGCGATGTTCGTGCTGAGCGAGGGGGTCAAACGAACTGGCTCGATCAGAATCGTCGGCGACCGGGTGATCGAGTTCACAGGCGACGACGAGCGCAAGCAACTGGCGGCGGTAATCGGCCTTAGCGGGAGCACGGCGGGGGTTATCAACAACACGCCCGTCGTCGCCGTATTGATCCCGTTCGTCACCGACCTCGCCGAGCGAACGAACACCTCGCCCTCGAAGCTGTTCATCCCGCTGTCGTACGCGGCGATGCTCGGCGGGATGCTTACACTCGTCGGAACCTCGCCAAGCATCCTCGCGAGCGATATCTCCGATCGACTTATCGGTCGCCCCTACTCGATGTTCACGTTCACCCACCTCGGCGTCCTCGTCTTGCTCACCGGGGCCGTCTACCTGCTGACAATCGGTCACCGGCTCATCCCCGAACGGATCGATCCGGACGAGGATCTGTCAGACCGCTTCGAGACGAGCGAGTACGTCACCGAAGTGACGGTGCCACCGGACGCGGCCGTCGTCGGGGAGACCGTCGGCGAGGTCGTCGCCCGGATCGGCCGGGATGCGGAGATCCTTCGCATCCTCCGGCACGGCAAGATCATCCACAGGGACATCGAGAACCGGACGATCCGTGCCGGCGACCACCTGCTGTTCCGGGGTCGTCGACGGACGCTGCTCGAGCTGGCGAGCTTTCGGGGACTCGAGTTCTCGGCCGAGCCGATCGTCGAGCCCGTGTCCGAGGACGACGGCGGTACCGTCCCGCTCGTCGAGGTCATCGTCGTCCCCGGCGAGTCGGCGCTTGCATCCGAGTCTATTACGGCGTCGGCGTTCAGACGGCGGTTCGACGCGCCGATCCTCGCGATCCGTCGGCAAGGAGAGCTCGTCACTCGCCGGCTGTCGAAAGTCGTGTTACGGGGCGGAGATACGCTGCTCGTCCAGGCGAACGAGGGGGCGTTCGAAGAGCTCAGGAACGATCCCGACTACGTCGTCACCGAGGAGGTCGTTCGGCCGGACTACCGCACGTCCCGAATTCCGGTCGCCGTCGGTATCGTCGTCGGCGTCGTACTCGTGGCTGCAGCCGGCTACCTTCCGGTCGAGATCGCGGCACTCGGCGGGATGGCGGCGATGGTGGTCACCGGCTGTGTCGAACCCAGGGAGGTGTACGACGCCGTCGACTGGAACGTCATCTTCCTGCTCGCAGGCGTCATCCCGCTCGGGATTGCGCTCGAAGAGACCGGCGGTGCAGAGTATCTCGCCCTCCAGCTCACGCCGATGGCTGACGTCGTCCCGCTGGTCGTCTTCCTGATGATCTTTTACATGCTGACGGCGATCGTCACCGAGATTATCACCAACCTGGCGAGCGTTGCACTCATGATTCCGATCGGCGTCGACGTCGCGACCCAACTCGGTGCGAATCCGTTCTCGTTCGTCCTGCTCGTCACCTTTGCGGCCAGCGACTCGCTCATGACGCCCGTGGGCTACCAGACGAATCTCATGGTGTACGATCGTGGCGGCTACCGGTTCACCGATTACATGCGCGTCGGCATCCCGCTCCAGCTCCTGCTTGCGGTCGTTACGTCGCTCGGTATCGTCGTCTTCTGGGGCGTCTGA
- a CDS encoding pyridoxamine 5'-phosphate oxidase family protein — protein sequence MTDYEFGTGMTDAEIESFLRERGIGVLSLSRDGRAYAVPVSFAYDEEYHRCLLDLGFGPESKKRTFIETTEIACLTAYEWHSPSEWQSVVLTGLLRPLEEPLDRSYETLFYEHAKEIEITVFDLPPEEIDLEWYEFVVREQSGRSSP from the coding sequence ATGACAGACTACGAGTTCGGAACCGGTATGACGGACGCAGAGATCGAATCGTTCCTGCGCGAGCGTGGCATCGGCGTCCTGTCGCTGTCACGCGATGGCCGGGCCTACGCCGTTCCGGTCTCGTTCGCGTACGACGAGGAGTACCACCGGTGTCTGCTCGACCTCGGCTTCGGTCCCGAGAGCAAGAAACGGACGTTCATCGAGACGACCGAGATCGCCTGTCTCACCGCCTATGAGTGGCACTCGCCCTCGGAGTGGCAAAGTGTCGTCCTGACCGGTCTGCTTCGCCCGCTCGAGGAGCCACTCGATCGGTCCTACGAGACGCTCTTTTACGAACACGCGAAAGAGATCGAGATCACCGTCTTCGACCTGCCGCCCGAGGAGATCGACCTCGAGTGGTACGAGTTCGTCGTCAGAGAGCAGTCGGGGCGATCGTCGCCGTGA
- a CDS encoding 50S ribosomal protein L39e: protein MGKKSKGKKKRLAKLENQNSRVPAWVMMKTDMDVTRNPKRRHWRRSDTDE, encoded by the coding sequence ATGGGCAAGAAGTCGAAAGGCAAGAAAAAACGGCTTGCCAAACTCGAGAACCAGAACAGCCGCGTTCCGGCCTGGGTCATGATGAAGACGGACATGGACGTGACGCGAAACCCCAAGCGACGCCACTGGCGGCGCAGCGACACTGACGAATAA
- a CDS encoding 50S ribosomal protein L31e, with the protein MSASDFEERVVTVPLRDVKAGANHEAADRAMTIIREHLAKHFAVDEDAIRLDPSINEAVWANGRSNPPRKLRVRAARFEEEGEPVVEAEFAE; encoded by the coding sequence ATGAGCGCGAGTGACTTCGAAGAGCGGGTCGTGACGGTACCGCTTCGGGACGTCAAGGCGGGCGCGAACCACGAGGCCGCCGACAGAGCGATGACGATCATTCGCGAGCACCTCGCCAAACACTTCGCCGTCGACGAGGACGCCATCCGCCTCGATCCCTCGATCAACGAAGCCGTCTGGGCGAACGGTCGCTCCAACCCGCCACGAAAGCTCCGGGTCCGAGCCGCCCGCTTCGAAGAGGAGGGCGAACCGGTCGTCGAAGCCGAGTTCGCCGAATAA
- a CDS encoding translation initiation factor IF-6 yields the protein MLRVAFAGSAYVGVFARATDDYLLVRPDVDDDLIGDLADELAVDALATTIGGSSTVGALATGNENGLLVSSRILEYERERIEDEVDVPVTELPGSINAAGNVVLANDYGAYVHPDLPRESIQVIKETLEVPVERGDLAGVRTVGTAAVATNAGVLCHPKATDAELDHVEEVLDVRADVGTVNYGAPLVGSGLVANEVGYVVGEDTTGPELGRIEDALEYID from the coding sequence TTGCTCCGCGTCGCCTTCGCCGGTTCGGCGTACGTCGGCGTCTTCGCCCGCGCAACCGACGACTACCTGCTGGTCCGACCCGACGTCGACGACGACCTGATCGGCGACCTCGCAGACGAACTCGCCGTCGATGCGCTCGCGACCACCATCGGCGGCTCCTCGACGGTCGGCGCGCTCGCGACCGGCAACGAGAACGGGCTGCTCGTCAGCAGCCGGATTCTCGAGTACGAACGCGAGCGAATCGAAGACGAGGTCGACGTTCCGGTCACGGAGCTTCCCGGCAGTATCAACGCCGCCGGAAACGTCGTGCTCGCGAACGACTACGGCGCGTACGTTCATCCTGATCTCCCCCGGGAGTCGATCCAGGTCATCAAAGAGACCCTCGAGGTGCCCGTCGAACGTGGCGACCTCGCCGGCGTCCGGACCGTCGGCACGGCCGCGGTCGCCACCAACGCGGGCGTACTCTGTCACCCGAAGGCGACCGACGCGGAACTGGACCACGTAGAGGAGGTACTCGACGTTCGCGCCGACGTCGGCACGGTCAACTACGGCGCACCGCTTGTCGGCTCCGGGCTCGTCGCCAACGAGGTCGGCTACGTCGTCGGCGAAGACACCACCGGACCGGAACTCGGCCGCATCGAGGACGCACTGGAGTACATCGACTAG
- the rpl18a gene encoding 50S ribosomal protein L18Ae codes for MSQFTVSGKFASRDGYSSFETAIEAENEDVAREHVLSQLGSRHGLKRTQIELEEVEAR; via the coding sequence ATGAGTCAGTTCACTGTCTCCGGTAAGTTCGCGAGCCGGGACGGCTACTCGTCGTTCGAGACCGCGATCGAGGCCGAAAACGAAGACGTCGCTCGCGAGCACGTCCTCTCCCAGCTGGGGAGTCGTCACGGACTCAAACGAACCCAGATCGAGCTCGAGGAGGTCGAGGCACGATGA
- the pfdA gene encoding prefoldin subunit alpha: MSGQQELQAISQQLQELEQQIEALQATVTELQAEQSDVDEAIEAIEILETDDTVQVPLGGGAYLRAEIEDIDEVIVELGADYAAEFEQDGAVSALENRKDTLDDRIEEVTEEISELEAESTQLEQKAQQLQQQAMQQQMQGLGGQGQGQGQGTGPDQ; this comes from the coding sequence ATGAGCGGACAGCAGGAACTGCAGGCGATCTCCCAGCAGCTCCAGGAGCTCGAACAACAGATCGAGGCGTTGCAGGCAACGGTCACCGAACTGCAGGCCGAACAGAGTGACGTCGACGAGGCGATCGAGGCGATCGAGATTCTCGAGACCGACGACACCGTGCAGGTGCCACTCGGCGGCGGTGCCTACCTCCGTGCAGAGATCGAAGACATCGACGAAGTGATCGTCGAACTCGGTGCCGACTACGCCGCCGAGTTCGAACAGGACGGAGCCGTTTCCGCCCTCGAGAACAGAAAGGATACTCTCGACGATCGCATCGAGGAGGTCACCGAAGAGATCTCCGAACTCGAAGCCGAGAGCACACAGCTCGAGCAGAAAGCCCAGCAGCTCCAGCAGCAGGCGATGCAACAGCAGATGCAGGGACTGGGGGGACAAGGCCAGGGTCAGGGCCAGGGCACGGGTCCGGACCAGTAA